From a region of the Tenggerimyces flavus genome:
- a CDS encoding ferric iron reductase yields MSYPFDTWLAASVLTDPRRPELGAFLRGWEEICVATPAVAAALWWKQYSWYATIAAVEGWMLGTVPDLLPSAVPVRVSLSRPHVIVRPGPAEPIIGGSAVDFAKWFRQDVLDIHLSPMVERLHDLTRVGRRVLWGSVAHAVAYPLAGGLPDYADVLAEIGAPLDGLLSCGDGGEVERNTCCLAFRMGEPTVCSYCPIRRTSGDVDHVGQLRVSSLR; encoded by the coding sequence ATGTCCTACCCCTTCGACACCTGGCTGGCGGCGTCGGTGCTCACCGACCCGCGCCGGCCGGAGCTCGGCGCGTTCCTGCGCGGGTGGGAGGAGATCTGCGTCGCGACGCCGGCCGTGGCGGCGGCGCTGTGGTGGAAGCAGTACAGCTGGTACGCGACCATCGCCGCCGTCGAAGGCTGGATGCTCGGCACGGTGCCCGACCTGTTGCCGTCGGCGGTGCCCGTACGCGTCTCGCTCTCACGCCCGCACGTGATCGTGCGACCCGGTCCGGCCGAGCCGATCATCGGCGGATCCGCCGTCGACTTCGCGAAGTGGTTCCGTCAAGACGTCCTTGACATCCACCTCTCGCCGATGGTCGAACGGCTGCACGACCTCACGCGCGTCGGTCGGCGCGTGCTCTGGGGCTCGGTCGCGCACGCCGTCGCGTACCCGCTCGCGGGTGGGCTGCCCGACTACGCGGACGTCCTCGCCGAGATCGGCGCTCCGCTGGATGGCCTTCTCTCCTGCGGAGATGGGGGCGAGGTCGAGCGGAACACGTGCTGCCTGGCGTTCCGGATGGGCGAGCCGACGGTCTGCTCGTACTGCCCGATCCGCCGTACGTCCGGTGACGTCGATCACGTTGGGCAACTTCGGGTCTCCTCGCTGCGTTAG
- a CDS encoding M56 family metallopeptidase gives MTPLVLSALALVLTGPAPVLLARSKWPTKVPRAAIVLWQSMALSAVLAVFGAGLAIGLEFLHADNPSTLQVVLHSALSTLTCVVAIRLAWSTAKVAIHTRARRRRHRMLVDLVAAPDEVRKELRILAEQTPIAYCLPSLTDARVVISSGTLATLDEAELRAVLAHERAHLRARHDLVLEAFAALREAFPKFLRGRVALENTALEQNQALVEMLADDAARRQVGPTHVARALVRLSESPVPSAALAASGTMTLERVQRMNRPAGAHPLLAAATYATAAALVIVPTLTVAIPWLARLVETLA, from the coding sequence ATGACCCCGCTCGTGCTGAGCGCACTGGCACTGGTCCTCACCGGACCCGCTCCCGTTCTGCTCGCACGCAGCAAGTGGCCCACCAAGGTCCCGCGGGCCGCGATCGTGCTCTGGCAGAGCATGGCGTTGTCCGCCGTACTCGCCGTGTTCGGCGCCGGGCTCGCGATCGGGCTGGAGTTCCTGCACGCCGACAACCCGTCGACGCTGCAGGTCGTCCTGCACTCCGCGCTCTCCACGCTCACCTGCGTGGTCGCGATCCGGCTCGCCTGGTCCACCGCGAAGGTCGCGATCCACACCCGTGCTCGCCGCCGGCGGCACCGGATGCTGGTCGACCTGGTCGCCGCGCCGGACGAGGTACGCAAGGAGCTCCGCATCCTCGCCGAGCAGACGCCGATCGCGTACTGCCTGCCGTCGCTCACCGACGCCCGCGTCGTGATCTCGTCCGGAACGCTCGCCACGCTGGACGAAGCAGAGCTCCGTGCCGTCCTCGCGCACGAGCGAGCCCACCTCAGAGCCCGGCACGACCTCGTGCTCGAGGCGTTCGCCGCGCTCCGCGAGGCGTTCCCGAAGTTCCTCCGCGGACGCGTGGCGCTGGAGAACACCGCGCTGGAACAGAACCAGGCGCTGGTCGAGATGCTCGCCGACGACGCGGCCCGCCGCCAGGTCGGCCCGACGCACGTGGCCCGCGCTCTCGTACGACTGTCGGAGTCCCCCGTCCCGAGCGCGGCGCTCGCCGCCTCGGGAACGATGACGCTGGAACGCGTACAACGGATGAACAGACCGGCCGGCGCACACCCGCTGCTCGCCGCCGCGACCTACGCGACAGCGGCAGCGCTCGTGATCGTGCCGACCCTTACCGTCGCCATCCCATGGCTCGCTCGACTGGTCGAGACGCTGGCCTAA
- a CDS encoding BlaI/MecI/CopY family transcriptional regulator, with amino-acid sequence MAQLGNLERDVMERVWAAPSPVTVREVHEALTERDLAYTTVMTVLDRLAKKGIVNRVRDGRAYRYVAAATKDQLVADLMREALDGAGAEAERTAALVRFVDQATPDEAAAIRKALEELENKP; translated from the coding sequence GTGGCGCAGCTCGGCAATCTCGAACGTGACGTGATGGAACGCGTGTGGGCGGCTCCCAGCCCGGTCACCGTACGCGAGGTGCACGAGGCACTGACCGAACGAGACCTCGCCTACACGACAGTGATGACCGTGCTCGACCGGCTCGCGAAGAAGGGCATCGTCAACCGCGTCCGTGACGGGCGTGCCTACCGCTACGTGGCCGCCGCGACCAAGGACCAGCTCGTCGCCGACCTCATGCGCGAGGCCCTCGACGGTGCCGGAGCCGAGGCGGAACGTACGGCCGCGCTCGTCCGCTTCGTCGATCAGGCGACCCCCGACGAGGCCGCCGCCATCCGCAAAGCCCTCGAAGAGCTCGAGAACAAGCCATGA